One Arthrobacter sp. Marseille-P9274 genomic region harbors:
- a CDS encoding PH domain-containing protein, giving the protein MISQRIALKLQPGSLQDVFGEYTAAAFQGGNAVAAFRGIRDFVAFADKRLIVVNVQGMTPADPGSQPRADPGFSTAAASVTLPRRSNSLKNSAFCSWLYFRWGTRPRIRRRLLD; this is encoded by the coding sequence TTGATTTCGCAACGGATCGCCTTAAAGCTTCAGCCGGGAAGCCTCCAAGATGTATTCGGTGAATATACAGCCGCCGCCTTTCAGGGCGGGAACGCCGTCGCTGCGTTCCGAGGCATCCGTGATTTCGTGGCCTTCGCCGACAAGCGCTTGATCGTGGTCAACGTTCAGGGCATGACTCCTGCAGATCCCGGGAGCCAGCCCAGGGCGGATCCCGGCTTCTCCACCGCGGCAGCCTCCGTCACGCTTCCCAGACGGTCAAACAGCTTGAAGAACTCCGCCTTCTGCTCCTGGCTGTATTTCCGGTGGGGCACCCGCCCGCGGATCCGGAGGCGACTTCTTGATTAA
- a CDS encoding XRE family transcriptional regulator produces MTSEEAGQEPHAEAEPADAPGSLEAVIAAQVKRCRREAGISAAELAARTGLSKAMVSKIESASTSCSLTTLQRLAHGLNVPVTSLFQGADTEREATLTKAGEGSVTVRTGTRHGHEYRSLGSLKRRQNPIEPSLVTLTSASDVFPLFQHSGTEFIYMLEGRMVYGHGSYEYELSPGDSLVFEGEGPHGPLRLIELPIRFLAVAAH; encoded by the coding sequence ATGACAAGCGAGGAGGCCGGGCAGGAACCGCATGCTGAGGCCGAACCGGCGGACGCCCCCGGCTCGCTCGAGGCTGTCATCGCCGCGCAGGTGAAGCGGTGCCGTCGCGAGGCCGGAATTTCCGCGGCCGAGCTCGCGGCCCGCACCGGACTGTCCAAGGCCATGGTCTCGAAGATCGAATCGGCCAGCACTTCCTGCTCGCTGACCACCTTGCAGCGCCTGGCCCACGGCCTCAATGTTCCTGTCACCTCCCTGTTCCAAGGGGCGGACACGGAGCGCGAGGCGACGCTCACCAAGGCCGGCGAGGGAAGCGTTACCGTGCGCACCGGGACGCGTCACGGCCACGAGTACCGGTCGCTCGGATCCCTCAAGCGGCGGCAAAACCCGATCGAGCCCAGCCTGGTCACGCTGACCAGCGCGTCGGACGTCTTTCCGCTGTTCCAGCACTCCGGCACGGAGTTCATCTACATGCTCGAGGGGCGCATGGTGTACGGGCACGGGTCCTACGAGTACGAGCTGTCGCCGGGAGACTCGCTGGTTTTCGAGGGGGAAGGTCCGCACGGACCGTTGCGGCTCATCGAACTGCCCATCCGCTTCCTCGCCGTCGCCGCGCACTAG
- a CDS encoding MBL fold metallo-hydrolase, which yields MAKTPDSGRLSRRAVLGSLSVAGLAPVLTGAALPPQSGSPRTGPRRKPLTSDAKNRLILLGTSGGPPWWMETDRAGVASAVVVGDRYYLIDAGHGVGRQIKDARLGTWDKDMQGPLDGLQSVFLTHLHSDHIADLYGILGTGLQNGLSRRDRLVEIWGPGNRGALPVSYNGEKMTEVVAPENPTPGTRETIDMMVKTFATDFNDRVIDSGYPTPDKIFAGRDIPLPAQYAKDPNGNPNPRMSPFSFYEDDRVKVSATLVQHAPVFPAFAFKFETDTGTVVFSGDTGPSENLVELAAGADILVHEVIAEQWIAQRHPEPRDAAAEAEYQHLKGAHTTIEEVGVIAEQAGVRTLVLNHMVPGNWPVKEFKRAGDNFSGELIVGEDLDALAIGPAARAR from the coding sequence ATGGCAAAGACGCCTGATAGCGGGCGCCTGTCGCGCCGCGCCGTTCTTGGTTCTTTATCCGTAGCCGGGCTGGCACCGGTTTTGACCGGTGCGGCGCTGCCGCCGCAGTCCGGTAGTCCCCGTACCGGGCCCCGCCGCAAGCCCCTGACATCGGATGCGAAGAACCGGCTGATCCTGCTGGGAACCTCGGGCGGACCCCCGTGGTGGATGGAAACGGATCGGGCAGGCGTGGCTTCCGCCGTCGTAGTCGGCGACCGCTACTATCTGATCGATGCCGGGCACGGAGTCGGGCGCCAGATCAAGGATGCCCGGCTGGGCACCTGGGACAAGGACATGCAGGGCCCGCTCGATGGTCTTCAGTCGGTGTTCCTCACCCACCTGCACTCTGACCATATTGCGGACCTGTACGGGATCCTGGGCACCGGTCTGCAGAACGGCCTGTCCCGCAGGGACCGGCTCGTGGAGATCTGGGGGCCGGGCAACCGCGGTGCCCTCCCCGTAAGCTACAACGGCGAGAAAATGACCGAGGTCGTCGCCCCGGAGAACCCCACGCCGGGCACCCGGGAAACGATCGACATGATGGTGAAGACCTTCGCCACGGACTTCAATGACCGCGTCATAGACAGTGGCTATCCCACACCGGACAAGATCTTCGCCGGCCGCGACATCCCCCTGCCGGCGCAGTATGCCAAGGACCCGAACGGCAACCCGAATCCGCGCATGTCGCCGTTCAGCTTCTACGAGGACGACCGGGTTAAGGTATCCGCAACGCTGGTCCAGCACGCGCCCGTGTTCCCTGCGTTCGCTTTCAAATTCGAGACGGATACCGGAACTGTCGTCTTCTCCGGCGACACCGGGCCCAGCGAAAATCTAGTGGAACTCGCTGCCGGTGCCGACATTCTGGTGCACGAAGTCATCGCCGAGCAGTGGATCGCCCAGCGCCACCCGGAGCCCCGCGATGCTGCAGCGGAAGCTGAGTATCAGCACCTCAAGGGCGCCCACACCACGATCGAAGAGGTCGGTGTGATCGCAGAACAGGCCGGTGTCCGCACACTGGTGCTGAACCACATGGTGCCGGGCAACTGGCCAGTCAAGGAATTCAAACGGGCCGGCGACAACTTCTCCGGCGAGCTGATCGTTGGCGAGGATCTGGATGCCCTCGCCATCGGACCGGCGGCGCGGGCTCGGTAG